In Bradyrhizobium lablabi, one DNA window encodes the following:
- a CDS encoding HugZ family protein: MQPTADFDPGRLARSLLRKSRQGALATLMAGSGDPYCSLVNVASHPDGSPILLISRLALHTKNLLADPRVSLMLDERAEGDPLEGSRIMLAGHAEEASGDDAAILRRRYLNAHPSAEAFVEFKDFAFFRIRPSGAHLVAGFGRIVDLKPEKFLTDISDAGALLEAEQGAVDHMNADHRDATNLYATRLLGADPGDWRCTGCDPDGIDLAAGSKTLRLDFPERVTGPGALRKMLIRLADEARAKE; the protein is encoded by the coding sequence ATGCAGCCCACCGCTGATTTTGACCCTGGCCGGCTCGCCCGGTCGCTGTTGCGCAAAAGCCGCCAGGGGGCCCTGGCCACGCTGATGGCGGGTTCCGGCGACCCCTATTGCTCATTGGTTAATGTCGCGAGCCATCCCGACGGTTCCCCGATACTGCTGATTTCGCGCCTGGCGCTGCATACGAAAAATCTGCTCGCCGACCCCAGGGTCTCGCTGATGCTGGACGAGCGTGCCGAGGGCGATCCGCTGGAGGGATCGCGGATCATGCTGGCGGGGCATGCAGAGGAGGCCAGCGGCGATGACGCGGCGATCCTGCGCCGGCGCTACCTCAACGCCCACCCGTCCGCGGAAGCCTTTGTGGAGTTCAAGGATTTTGCCTTTTTTCGGATCAGGCCGTCCGGCGCGCATCTGGTGGCGGGTTTCGGGCGGATCGTTGACCTCAAGCCGGAGAAATTCCTGACCGACATTTCCGATGCCGGGGCGCTGCTGGAAGCCGAGCAGGGCGCCGTCGACCACATGAACGCAGATCATCGCGACGCGACTAACCTCTATGCGACCAGGCTGCTCGGTGCGGACCCTGGAGACTGGCGCTGCACCGGCTGCGATCCCGACGGGATCGATCTGGCGGCCGGTAGCAAAACCTTGCGGCTTGATTTTCCGGAGCGGGTGACCGGGCCGGGAGCGTTGCGGAAGATGTTGATCAGACTGGCGGATGAGGCGCGGGCGAAAGAATAG
- a CDS encoding response regulator transcription factor: MPTIALVDDDRNILTSVSIALEAEGYRIMTYTDGASALDGFRTSPPDLAILDIKMPRMDGMETLRRLRQKSDLPVIFLTSKDEEIDELFGLKMGADDFIRKPFSQRLLVERVKAVLRRAAPKDPTAVPKETDAKALDRGLLRMDPERHTCTWKNEPVTLTVTEFLILQALATRPGVVKSRNALMDAAYDDQVYVDDRTIDSHIKRLRKKFKVVDDDFEMIETLYGVGYRFKET; the protein is encoded by the coding sequence ATGCCCACAATCGCCTTGGTCGACGACGACCGCAACATCCTCACCTCGGTCTCGATCGCGCTTGAAGCCGAAGGCTATCGCATCATGACCTACACGGATGGTGCCTCCGCGCTCGACGGCTTCCGCACCTCACCGCCGGATCTCGCGATCCTCGATATCAAGATGCCGCGTATGGACGGCATGGAGACGCTGCGGCGGCTGCGCCAAAAATCCGACCTGCCGGTGATCTTTCTCACCTCCAAGGACGAGGAGATCGACGAATTGTTCGGCCTCAAAATGGGCGCCGACGATTTCATCCGCAAGCCGTTCTCGCAGCGGCTGTTGGTCGAGCGCGTGAAAGCCGTGCTGCGCCGCGCGGCGCCGAAGGATCCGACCGCCGTTCCAAAGGAAACCGATGCCAAGGCGCTCGACCGCGGATTGCTGCGGATGGATCCGGAGCGCCACACCTGCACCTGGAAGAACGAGCCGGTGACGTTGACGGTGACCGAGTTTCTGATCCTGCAGGCGCTGGCGACGCGCCCGGGCGTGGTGAAAAGCCGCAATGCATTGATGGATGCCGCCTATGACGATCAGGTCTATGTCGACGACCGCACCATCGACAGCCACATCAAGCGGCTGCGCAAGAAATTCAAGGTGGTGGACGACGATTTCGAGATGATCGAAACCCTGTACGGCGTGGGCTACCGTTTCAAGGAAACCTGA
- a CDS encoding sensor histidine kinase — protein MLDRTQPDPSLNTEGASQALVLDNYAVESPQVAGWRPLGWLSRAGQFFFALSFSSLTRRIVSLNLAGLVALVASVLYLSQFRAGLIDARAQSLLVQGEIIAGAIAASATVQTNTITIDPDRLLDLKPGETYGAPDEYSGLDFPINPERVAPVLRTLISPTKTRARIYDPNGGLILDSRNLENVLRFELPPPSAQKPGIAERAMIAVRTWLNRGDLPLYRELGPENGNGYEEVADSLKGQKRSMVRVNSRGEVIVSVAVPVQRGRAIHGALMLSTQGDDIDHMVTVERLAILKVGGVASAVMIVLSLLLASTIAGPVRRLADSAERVRRRIKTRVEIPDFTRRRDEIGHLSGALRDMTDALYNRIEAIETFAADVAHELKNPLTSLRSAVETLPLARNENSRARLLEVIEHDVKRLDRLISDISDASRLDAELQRQDVMPVDLRRLLNTLTTVANETRLGHDIAVEVRFEGRSLNDTFSVPGHDSRLGQVISNLLVNAQSFSDAGGNVRIICRRVRSEIEIIIDDDGPGIREDALEKIFERFYTDRPHQGFGQNSGLGLSISKQIIEAHGGRIWAENRAGPLNADGEPTVAGARFVVRLPSP, from the coding sequence TTGCTTGATCGAACGCAGCCTGATCCAAGCCTGAATACCGAGGGCGCCTCACAAGCCCTGGTTCTGGACAACTATGCCGTCGAAAGCCCACAGGTCGCGGGCTGGCGGCCGCTCGGCTGGCTGAGCCGCGCCGGACAATTCTTTTTCGCGCTCAGCTTCTCGAGCCTCACCCGCCGCATCGTTTCCTTGAACCTCGCCGGCCTGGTCGCGCTGGTGGCGAGCGTGCTCTATCTCTCGCAATTCCGCGCCGGCCTGATCGACGCGCGGGCGCAGAGCCTTCTGGTGCAGGGCGAGATCATCGCCGGCGCCATCGCGGCGTCGGCTACCGTCCAGACCAATACCATCACCATCGATCCCGACCGCTTGCTCGACCTCAAGCCCGGCGAGACTTATGGCGCGCCGGATGAATATTCCGGGCTCGATTTCCCGATCAATCCGGAGCGCGTCGCACCGGTGTTGCGTACCCTTATCTCGCCGACCAAGACCCGCGCCCGCATCTACGATCCCAACGGCGGATTGATCCTCGACAGCCGCAATCTGGAAAACGTGCTGCGCTTCGAATTGCCGCCGCCCTCGGCGCAGAAGCCGGGGATTGCCGAGCGCGCGATGATCGCGGTCCGCACCTGGCTCAACCGCGGCGACCTGCCGCTCTATCGCGAACTCGGACCCGAGAACGGCAACGGCTATGAGGAAGTCGCGGACTCGCTGAAAGGCCAGAAGCGCAGCATGGTCCGCGTCAACTCCCGTGGCGAGGTGATCGTCTCGGTCGCAGTCCCGGTGCAGCGCGGGCGTGCCATCCATGGTGCCTTGATGCTCTCGACCCAGGGCGACGACATCGACCATATGGTCACCGTCGAGCGGCTGGCGATCTTGAAAGTCGGCGGCGTCGCTTCGGCGGTCATGATCGTGCTGTCGCTGCTGCTGGCGAGCACCATCGCAGGTCCGGTGCGCAGGCTCGCCGACAGCGCCGAGCGCGTCCGCCGCCGCATCAAGACCCGCGTCGAAATTCCGGATTTCACCCGCCGCCGCGACGAGATCGGCCATCTCTCCGGCGCGCTGCGCGACATGACGGATGCGCTCTATAACCGCATCGAGGCGATCGAAACATTCGCCGCCGACGTCGCCCATGAACTAAAGAACCCGCTGACCTCGCTGCGTTCCGCGGTCGAGACGCTGCCGCTGGCGCGCAACGAGAATAGCCGCGCGCGGCTGCTCGAGGTGATCGAGCACGACGTCAAACGGCTCGACCGGCTGATCTCGGACATTTCCGACGCCAGCCGGCTCGACGCCGAACTGCAGCGGCAGGATGTGATGCCGGTCGATCTGCGCCGCCTGCTGAACACCCTGACCACGGTCGCCAACGAGACAAGGCTCGGCCACGACATTGCCGTCGAAGTCCGCTTCGAAGGTCGCAGCCTCAACGACACCTTCTCGGTGCCGGGCCATGATTCGCGGCTCGGACAGGTGATCTCCAACCTGCTGGTCAACGCCCAGTCCTTCTCCGATGCCGGCGGCAATGTGCGCATCATCTGCCGCCGCGTCCGCTCGGAAATCGAAATCATCATCGATGATGACGGGCCGGGGATTCGCGAGGATGCGCTGGAGAAAATCTTCGAGCGCTTCTACACCGACCGGCCGCATCAGGGCTTTGGGCAGAATTCCGGATTGGGGCTGTCAATCTCGAAGCAGATCATCGAGGCACATGGCGGGCGGATCTGGGCGGAGAACCGCGCAGGTCCGCTGAATGCCGACGGCGAGCCCACGGTCGCGGGCGCGCGCTTTGTGGTCAGGCTGCCCTCCCCATGA
- a CDS encoding HPr kinase/phosphorylase, with protein sequence MNAGAASVHASAVKVGNRAVLIRGPSGAGKSRLAFDLILAGRAGQVPEAVLVGDDRVHLDTADGKLVVSPAPELAGLIEIRGLGIHRCAFIDEAIVDLVVDLQAADAERMPPRDALLTRISGVIVPRIPVGTGYSALPLVVAALTMTAISSSAQPAGDCPKGIGNHISPTIATE encoded by the coding sequence ATGAATGCCGGCGCTGCCAGCGTCCATGCCTCAGCGGTGAAGGTTGGAAATCGTGCGGTGCTGATCCGCGGGCCGTCGGGCGCCGGCAAGTCGCGTCTCGCCTTCGACCTCATCCTCGCCGGCCGCGCCGGACAGGTTCCGGAGGCCGTGCTGGTCGGCGATGACCGTGTCCATCTCGACACAGCTGACGGAAAACTTGTGGTCAGCCCGGCTCCCGAATTGGCCGGACTGATCGAGATCAGAGGGCTCGGCATCCATCGTTGCGCCTTTATTGATGAGGCGATTGTGGACTTGGTGGTCGATCTTCAGGCAGCCGACGCCGAGCGCATGCCGCCTCGGGACGCGCTGCTCACCCGCATTTCCGGTGTTATAGTACCTCGAATCCCCGTCGGGACGGGCTATTCGGCCCTTCCGCTGGTCGTGGCGGCCCTGACAATGACCGCAATTTCATCTTCCGCCCAACCCGCGGGCGATTGCCCGAAGGGAATTGGTAACCATATCAGCCCCACTATCGCCACAGAATAA
- a CDS encoding PTS sugar transporter subunit IIA yields the protein MIGLVLVTHGRLADEFKAALEHVMGPQKQIEAVTIGAEDDSDLCRSDIIEAVNRVDSGDGVAILTDMFGGTPSNLAISCMSRPKVEVLAGINLPMLVKLAKVREERSLPDAIAMAQEAGRKYVTIASRVLAGK from the coding sequence ATGATTGGTCTAGTACTTGTGACCCATGGGCGCCTGGCCGACGAGTTCAAGGCGGCGCTCGAACATGTCATGGGCCCGCAAAAGCAAATCGAAGCTGTGACGATCGGAGCCGAGGACGACTCCGATCTGTGTCGCAGCGACATCATTGAAGCGGTCAACCGCGTCGATAGTGGCGATGGCGTCGCCATCTTGACCGACATGTTCGGCGGCACGCCTTCCAATCTCGCGATCTCCTGCATGAGCCGTCCGAAGGTGGAAGTGCTCGCCGGAATCAATCTCCCCATGCTGGTCAAACTGGCAAAAGTTCGTGAAGAGCGCTCGCTGCCCGACGCGATCGCGATGGCCCAGGAAGCCGGCCGCAAATACGTCACCATTGCAAGCCGAGTTCTCGCCGGCAAATGA
- a CDS encoding HPr family phosphocarrier protein — MSDDAPSPENEAGPSVPTGAVSRELPIINKRGLHARASAKFVQMVERFNAEVWVTKGSETVGGTSIMGLMMLSAGPGTSITVSAIGPDAQAAIDAITELVGSKFNEENT, encoded by the coding sequence ATGAGCGACGACGCCCCGTCGCCTGAGAACGAGGCCGGGCCGAGTGTCCCAACGGGCGCTGTTTCTCGCGAACTCCCGATCATCAACAAGCGCGGCCTGCATGCGCGCGCCTCCGCAAAATTCGTGCAGATGGTCGAGCGCTTCAATGCGGAAGTCTGGGTGACCAAAGGCAGCGAAACCGTCGGCGGCACGTCGATCATGGGATTGATGATGCTCTCGGCCGGACCCGGCACCTCGATCACCGTCTCCGCCATCGGCCCCGACGCGCAAGCCGCCATCGACGCGATCACCGAACTGGTCGGCAGCAAGTTCAACGAAGAGAACACGTGA
- a CDS encoding glycosyltransferase family 39 protein has translation MSTASFLPAAARGRRRPTIRRLAAWLAAAACDPKASLWLVIGFATAHAVLWTLILINLKAAQDVHMDVAEAFAWGQKFQFGYGKHPPLAGWVAGLWFKLFPVADWATYALAMATLGCGLVISWLIALRVVDYRRAFFVVVMLALYPIFNFKGFKYNPDLLQLVTLPLVVLAYLNAFEKRSVRAGLWLGLAGALALMTKYWVLTMIGAIGLAALIHPERLKFLRSPAPWVAIVTLVIAMIPHLVWLRSVDFVPLTYAGDVYGLSSRAQSFQLVLGYIGHNLALLALPVALAAIALAWTPRWWLKLVRQPSALCAHAWSRGANQSVNFSQALNVWIIQSIVAIGPPLGGLIFTVYMKTDWGISLFFLTPLALVAIPSLRVQKIALFRIAAIWLVVSLATLAASPTIAVEELAVNPNGAATYGARSQLARELTEAWHSRFHSRWTVVAGTTEMGEPMTFYSPDHPAPFTPGELWSSGLTSLEEAKRLGFIGICDTTDGRLPVCEAWMKENGKDAEQLAITTQRFFKGRPGPAIGWKVYIVPPAK, from the coding sequence ATGTCGACTGCTTCATTTTTGCCCGCGGCCGCGCGGGGACGCCGCAGGCCAACCATCCGGCGGCTCGCGGCGTGGCTTGCGGCCGCGGCCTGCGATCCCAAAGCGAGCCTGTGGCTCGTGATCGGCTTTGCCACAGCCCATGCGGTGCTCTGGACCCTGATTTTGATCAATCTGAAAGCCGCGCAGGACGTCCATATGGACGTCGCGGAGGCCTTTGCCTGGGGCCAGAAGTTCCAGTTCGGCTACGGCAAACATCCGCCGTTGGCGGGCTGGGTCGCCGGCCTCTGGTTCAAGCTGTTTCCGGTTGCCGACTGGGCCACTTACGCATTGGCGATGGCGACGCTCGGCTGCGGCCTTGTGATCTCGTGGCTGATTGCGCTGCGCGTGGTCGATTACCGCCGCGCGTTCTTTGTCGTGGTGATGCTCGCACTCTACCCGATCTTCAATTTCAAGGGATTCAAATACAATCCGGATCTGCTGCAGCTCGTCACGCTGCCGCTCGTGGTGCTGGCCTATCTGAACGCGTTTGAAAAACGCAGCGTCCGCGCCGGCCTGTGGCTCGGCCTCGCCGGCGCGCTGGCGCTGATGACGAAATACTGGGTGCTGACCATGATCGGCGCCATTGGCCTTGCGGCGCTGATCCATCCCGAGCGCTTGAAATTCCTGCGCTCGCCGGCGCCCTGGGTCGCGATTGTGACGCTCGTCATTGCGATGATCCCGCATCTGGTGTGGCTCAGGAGCGTCGACTTCGTGCCGCTGACCTATGCCGGCGACGTCTACGGCCTGTCGAGCCGCGCGCAGAGCTTTCAACTCGTGCTCGGCTATATCGGCCACAATCTGGCGCTGCTCGCTCTGCCCGTGGCGCTGGCGGCGATTGCGCTGGCATGGACGCCGCGATGGTGGCTGAAACTCGTGCGGCAACCCTCTGCGTTGTGCGCGCATGCCTGGTCACGCGGCGCCAATCAGAGCGTCAATTTCTCGCAGGCACTCAACGTCTGGATCATCCAGTCGATTGTCGCGATCGGGCCGCCGCTCGGCGGCCTGATATTCACGGTCTATATGAAGACCGATTGGGGAATTTCGCTGTTCTTCCTGACGCCTTTGGCGCTGGTCGCGATCCCGTCGCTGCGGGTTCAGAAAATTGCGCTGTTTCGTATCGCCGCGATCTGGCTCGTCGTCTCGCTCGCAACGCTTGCGGCTTCACCCACCATCGCGGTGGAAGAGTTGGCGGTCAATCCGAACGGCGCCGCGACCTATGGCGCGCGCTCGCAGCTAGCCCGCGAATTGACCGAAGCCTGGCATAGCCGCTTTCATTCGCGATGGACGGTGGTTGCCGGCACCACGGAAATGGGCGAGCCGATGACGTTTTACAGTCCCGATCATCCGGCGCCGTTCACGCCGGGAGAACTTTGGTCGTCGGGCCTGACCTCGCTCGAGGAAGCAAAACGGCTGGGTTTTATCGGCATCTGCGACACAACCGACGGGCGGCTGCCGGTCTGCGAGGCCTGGATGAAGGAGAACGGCAAAGATGCCGAGCAGCTTGCGATCACGACGCAGCGTTTCTTCAAGGGGCGTCCGGGTCCCGCGATTGGCTGGAAAGTTTATATTGTGCCACCGGCGAAGTAG
- the lepA gene encoding translation elongation factor 4 → MTSIPISNIRNFAIVAHIDHGKSTLADRLIQTTGGLQAREMKEQVLDSMDIERERGITIKAQTVRLTYPAKDGQTYTLNLIDTPGHVDFAYEVSRSLAACEGSLLVVDASQGVEAQTLANVYHALDAGHEIVPVLNKIDLPAAEPDQVKRQIEDVIGIDASDAVMISAKTGLGIDDVLEAIVHRLPAPKGDREASLKALLVDSWYDVYLGVVVLVRIVDGTLKKGQRIRMMGTNAAYDVERVGFFTPKMQQSEELGPGEIGFITAAIKEVADTRVGDTITDDRKPVTDMLPGFKPAIPVVFCGLFPVDADDFETLRAAMGKLRLNDASFSFEMETSAALGFGFRCGFLGLLHLEIIQERLQREFDLNLIATAPSVIYKMRLTDGQVIEIHNPIDMPDVVKIAEIEEPWIEATILTPDEYLGSVLKLCQDRRGSQKELTYVGNRAMVKYELPLNEVVFDFYDRLKSVSKGYASFDYHLTDYKPADLVKMQILVNNEPVDALSMLVHRQRAEGRGRAMVEKMKELIPPHMFQIPIQAAIGGKVIARETVRALRKDVTAKCYGGDITRKRKLLEKQKEGKKKMRQFGKVDIPQEAFIAALKVDS, encoded by the coding sequence ATGACATCCATCCCTATTTCCAACATCCGCAACTTCGCCATTGTTGCGCATATCGACCATGGCAAATCGACGCTGGCCGACCGTCTGATCCAGACCACCGGCGGCCTGCAGGCGCGCGAGATGAAGGAACAGGTGCTCGATTCCATGGATATCGAGCGCGAGCGCGGCATCACCATCAAGGCGCAGACGGTGCGGCTGACCTACCCGGCCAAGGACGGCCAGACCTATACCCTCAACCTGATCGACACGCCCGGCCATGTCGACTTCGCCTATGAGGTTTCCCGCTCGCTCGCCGCCTGCGAGGGCTCGCTGCTCGTGGTCGATGCCAGCCAGGGCGTCGAGGCGCAGACGCTTGCCAACGTCTATCATGCGCTCGACGCCGGCCACGAGATCGTGCCGGTCTTGAACAAGATCGACCTGCCGGCCGCCGAACCGGACCAGGTCAAGCGGCAGATCGAGGATGTGATCGGCATTGACGCGTCGGACGCGGTGATGATCTCGGCCAAAACCGGCCTCGGCATCGACGACGTGCTGGAAGCGATCGTGCACCGCCTGCCGGCGCCGAAGGGCGACCGCGAAGCGTCGCTGAAGGCGCTGCTGGTGGATAGCTGGTACGACGTCTATCTCGGCGTCGTGGTGCTGGTACGCATCGTCGACGGCACGCTGAAAAAAGGCCAGCGCATCCGGATGATGGGCACCAACGCGGCCTACGACGTCGAGCGCGTCGGCTTCTTCACCCCAAAGATGCAGCAGAGCGAGGAGCTCGGCCCCGGCGAGATCGGTTTTATCACCGCCGCCATCAAGGAGGTCGCCGATACGCGAGTGGGCGATACCATCACCGACGACCGCAAGCCGGTCACCGACATGCTGCCCGGCTTCAAGCCGGCGATCCCGGTGGTGTTCTGCGGCCTGTTCCCGGTCGATGCCGACGATTTTGAAACCTTGCGCGCGGCAATGGGGAAATTGCGCCTCAACGACGCGAGTTTCTCGTTCGAAATGGAAACCTCGGCTGCATTGGGCTTCGGTTTCCGCTGCGGTTTTCTGGGGCTGCTGCATCTGGAAATCATCCAGGAACGGCTGCAGCGCGAATTCGATCTTAATTTGATCGCGACCGCGCCGTCGGTGATCTACAAGATGCGCCTGACCGACGGCCAGGTGATCGAGATCCACAATCCGATCGACATGCCCGACGTCGTCAAGATCGCCGAGATCGAGGAGCCCTGGATCGAGGCCACCATTCTCACTCCCGACGAATATCTCGGCAGCGTGTTAAAACTTTGCCAGGACCGGCGCGGCTCGCAGAAGGAGCTGACTTATGTCGGCAACCGCGCGATGGTGAAATACGAGCTGCCGCTCAACGAGGTGGTGTTCGATTTCTACGATCGCCTGAAATCCGTGTCAAAAGGCTATGCCTCGTTCGACTATCATCTCACCGACTACAAGCCGGCCGACCTCGTCAAGATGCAGATCCTGGTCAACAACGAGCCGGTCGACGCGCTGTCGATGCTGGTGCACCGCCAGCGTGCCGAGGGCCGCGGCCGCGCCATGGTCGAGAAGATGAAGGAACTGATCCCGCCGCACATGTTCCAGATTCCGATCCAGGCCGCGATCGGCGGCAAGGTGATCGCGCGGGAAACCGTCCGCGCGCTGCGCAAGGACGTCACCGCAAAATGCTACGGCGGCGACATCACCCGCAAACGCAAGCTTCTGGAGAAGCAGAAGGAAGGCAAGAAGAAGATGCGGCAGTTCGGCAAGGTCGACATCCCGCAGGAGGCTTTTATTGCCGCGCTGAAGGTGGATAGCTGA
- a CDS encoding antitoxin MazE family protein, giving the protein MASRRERLRAQGLRPVQHWVPDLRNPKVLAEIRREIRLMAQHPENDAIDDWLDAIRDPKDWS; this is encoded by the coding sequence ATGGCGTCGCGTCGCGAGCGGCTGCGCGCGCAAGGGCTGCGGCCGGTACAGCATTGGGTGCCCGATCTGCGCAATCCCAAGGTGCTCGCGGAAATCCGCCGTGAGATAAGGCTGATGGCGCAGCACCCGGAAAATGACGCGATTGACGATTGGCTTGACGCTATCCGCGATCCGAAAGACTGGTCTTGA
- a CDS encoding type II toxin-antitoxin system PemK/MazF family toxin: MKRGDVVLVVLQGELGKPRPGVLVQSDELGALSSLIVCPMSSYIDAANRMRPIVAPTVQNGLLVRTQIMTDKLNTLRRDRIRRIIGALDSDACERLNSALLLVLGLTR, translated from the coding sequence TTGAAGCGCGGAGATGTCGTTCTGGTCGTCCTTCAGGGCGAATTAGGTAAGCCGCGTCCTGGCGTTCTTGTTCAATCCGACGAACTTGGCGCGTTGTCTTCCCTGATTGTCTGCCCAATGTCGTCCTACATCGATGCGGCCAATCGGATGCGGCCGATCGTTGCTCCAACCGTACAGAACGGTTTGCTCGTTCGCACGCAGATCATGACCGACAAGCTTAATACGCTTCGCCGCGATCGGATCAGGCGAATTATAGGGGCGCTCGATTCGGACGCCTGCGAAAGGCTGAATAGCGCGCTCCTTCTGGTCCTCGGCTTGACGCGGTGA
- a CDS encoding acyl-CoA dehydrogenase family protein, with translation MNKLPGFGLIERAKALAPLIAQEADEIERTRRLTPPVVAALIENGLYRALLPQSIGGAEAPPEIFMQMLEEVAKADASTAWCLGQCSVCAMTAAYLDQDVAREIFGAPDGILAWGAIAHEVHVVPGGFRITARWDFASGSRQANWLGAHVQVVEADGTKRLKQNGTPEIRTIVFPATSATMYDVWDVIGLSGTGTDSYSVENLFIPEKFTALRDDFTALREKGPLYGITTYTMFGLGFAAISLGVARATLDAAIELARGKASVGLKAMRENNAVQGLIGRTEGNLRAARAYLYATATEAWRDLNHTGKLTEDHRTALRLASTWTIHQSSQVVDAAYHMAGATAVFRANKFERRFRDMHAIGQQIQARDTHYEDVGKVILTAAVLPRGPTT, from the coding sequence ATGAACAAGCTTCCCGGTTTCGGACTGATCGAGCGCGCGAAGGCGCTGGCGCCGCTGATTGCGCAGGAGGCCGACGAGATCGAGCGGACCAGGCGGCTGACCCCGCCGGTGGTTGCCGCCCTGATCGAGAACGGGCTTTACCGGGCGCTTTTGCCGCAAAGCATCGGCGGCGCCGAAGCGCCACCCGAGATATTCATGCAGATGCTCGAAGAAGTGGCAAAAGCCGACGCTTCCACGGCTTGGTGCCTCGGCCAATGTTCGGTCTGCGCCATGACGGCGGCCTATCTTGATCAAGACGTGGCGCGCGAAATTTTCGGTGCCCCCGACGGCATCCTCGCCTGGGGCGCGATCGCCCACGAGGTGCATGTCGTTCCCGGCGGTTTTCGCATTACCGCGCGCTGGGATTTTGCTAGCGGTTCGCGGCAGGCCAACTGGCTCGGCGCTCACGTCCAGGTCGTCGAGGCCGACGGCACCAAGCGGTTAAAGCAAAATGGCACGCCGGAAATCCGCACCATCGTGTTTCCCGCAACCAGCGCCACGATGTACGATGTCTGGGACGTCATCGGGCTGAGCGGCACCGGAACCGATTCCTATTCGGTCGAAAATCTGTTCATCCCCGAAAAATTTACCGCGCTGCGCGACGATTTCACGGCGCTGCGCGAAAAAGGCCCGCTCTACGGGATCACCACCTACACCATGTTCGGACTGGGTTTTGCGGCGATCTCGCTCGGCGTCGCCCGCGCCACGCTGGATGCGGCCATCGAGCTGGCGCGCGGCAAGGCGTCGGTCGGGCTGAAGGCGATGCGCGAGAACAACGCCGTTCAGGGTTTGATCGGCCGCACCGAAGGCAATTTGCGCGCCGCCCGCGCCTATCTCTATGCGACAGCCACTGAGGCCTGGCGCGATCTCAACCACACCGGAAAATTGACGGAGGACCACCGGACCGCGCTTCGCCTCGCCTCGACCTGGACCATCCATCAATCGTCCCAGGTGGTGGATGCCGCCTATCACATGGCCGGCGCCACCGCCGTGTTCAGGGCCAACAAGTTCGAGCGGAGATTCCGCGACATGCACGCCATCGGCCAGCAGATCCAGGCCCGCGACACCCATTACGAGGATGTCGGCAAGGTGATCCTGACCGCCGCTGTCCTGCCGCGCGGACCGACCACTTAA